Below is a genomic region from Ketogulonicigenium vulgare WSH-001.
TAACGCCCACGACCAGCGCCAGAACCAGCCCCGGTCGGGCGGCGATCCAGAACACGACATAGCCAAATGTGATCCCGCCCGCCGCCATATATTTGGCACGGCGGGGGATCGCGCCTTCGGCCCGCCACGCGCGCAGGCTGGGGCCGAAACGGGGATGATCAAGCAGCCAAGCCTCGAGCCGGGGCGAGGATTTGCCAAAGCACCATGCGGCGAGGATCAGGAAAATCGTCGTGGGCATCAGCGGCAGGAACGCCCCGATAAAGCCCAGCGCAACCATCAGACAGCCCAGCGCAAAAAAGCCCGCACGACCAAGGCTGTGGCGTTTGCCGCCGTTTCCGTCCGTCATATGTCCGATCCTTTTGCGCGGGTATTCGCGGGCATAGCACCCGCGCAGTGGCGGATGAAGGGCTATTCCCCCTGCCGCGCCGCATAATCGGCGCGCGACTGCGTGATCTGCGCGCGGTTTTCCTCGGCCCAGATCCAGACGGCGCAGAACGCTTTGCTAAGGCCAAGGCCCAGATCCGTTAGCTGGTAAACCACCTTTGGCGGCACCACCGGATAGACGGTGCGGGTGACAAGACCGTCGCGTTCCATGGCACGCAGGGATTGTGTCAGCATCTTCTGGCTGATGCCGGTGCAGGCGCGCGACAGCTCGCCAAAGCGGCATGCGCCGCGCTCGGTCAGGGTCTCGATCAGCAGCATCGTCCATTTATCGGCAACGCGGCCGATAATCTCGACTACCAGCTGCTCAAGCTCGGGATCGGGTTGCGGCAGATCGTTCAATTCTGCCCGCAGGGCGTCAGCGCGCATGGTCTTACTCTCTTTTTGGTAAGTATAGATATTTTGGGTGCCTACTTTCATAATGATAGCAGAGCGCGCATCTGTCTGCCATCAC
It encodes:
- a CDS encoding winged helix-turn-helix transcriptional regulator, which gives rise to MRADALRAELNDLPQPDPELEQLVVEIIGRVADKWTMLLIETLTERGACRFGELSRACTGISQKMLTQSLRAMERDGLVTRTVYPVVPPKVVYQLTDLGLGLSKAFCAVWIWAEENRAQITQSRADYAARQGE
- a CDS encoding YbaN family protein, with product MTDGNGGKRHSLGRAGFFALGCLMVALGFIGAFLPLMPTTIFLILAAWCFGKSSPRLEAWLLDHPRFGPSLRAWRAEGAIPRRAKYMAAGGITFGYVVFWIAARPGLVLALVVGVIMGAIALWIWTRPEPAGR